ATTATAGCACGTAGTATGGGCCAAAATTAAGTTTGAAAATTTGATTGAGCTACTGGCCCAATTAGAATCGGCTTGACGTAATGTAGATTAATCAATGCGCCAATCCACAAAGTACAAATGTTGACCTATCTCATTATGATAGAATGTCTTTTTTAAAACCTTCATAATGATAGAATGTCTTTTTAAAAACCTTCATAAATCATAATGATAGATGTTGAAATCAGTTTGGTGTATCTTTAACGTCAGTCCTTGTAGAATCTGGAATATCTGAAACATACAATTACAAATACTTGAATTTGTTTTGTAATGATTTTATCAACACTGATCAAATATATAACGATATTGTTTAGCATATGTACTAAAACACGGACCAATATAAATAATATACATGTAAATAACGAGCTCAGTATATAATGGTGAGAATTCGGAGATTAATTAACCACTCATGCAAATGTGTTGGGACAATGATTATTGACAAATGACGTCCATAAATATGAATTTAAGGACTAAAATGTGTGCAATTTCTTCAAACCCTTTTCCAACTAATCTTTCTTCCCGTTTCTTAGGATGCTTCCTTTTTCTTACCTCTTTTACTTTTTTCTCGTCTGCATGGGATTCGTAATACTTTTGGTATAATTAGGTATTGACTGACTTTTTTTTATATTAACTGATGATCTTCTATGATTATTTCCATTCTTTTATCTTGAATAATGCTTTAACGTACATAAAAAGTTGAGGAAATTATATTTTATATAAGTGAAATGCAAACACAAATAAAATGAAAATGTTTATACTCTAGAATTTTGTTATGTCTGATATAAACTAGACTGTCTGTCAATTAACAACAAAACAGAAACAAATGCAAAAGAAAAAATGATACACACAAAAAATTCTTACTTCCCCCATATTTCTGCCCAAAACTTGGATACACAAAAAAAAATTCGTATCATATGAATAAAAATACTGTTATCTATCATATGTTTCTTGGTGAAGGAAGGTGATGCTCCGGCCAGTCAAAACCCATGTTCGGGAACGCGCTAGGCGCTAGTCGGGCGGTCGGATTGGGCCTAGCGCCTAAAGAGAAAATCGGGGATTAATCGAAAATTATGCGGGGCGGAATTTTTAGATTGTTTACTATGTTATAAAACATGTTAATCTTTAATTGTGTATAACATTAATACATTTTCATGTTTAAGATTGTATATAACACACAAATAGAATATATAAACTTAATATAGTGTAATTTTCATCAAAATTATGAATATAAATGATATTTACAAATTTTAGATCAAATAAATAAATAAAAATATTATTAAAAATAAAATAAAAAAATAATTAAAAAAATAGATTAGGCGGCCGCCTAAGCGGTTAGACGGTCACTTAGGTGATCTAGGCGGAAAAAATCGAATATCCGATTTTTTAAACCGATTTGGCATAAATCGAAGCATAAGAGTGACGCGTAGCGCCCAGACTTAGGTGGCCGATTTTTAGAACATGGTCAAAACATCTGGAGCGTTAAACTAAATGAATCGATAGAGATTACAATATTTATCTAATATAAAACACATCGGTATTTAAGCAAAAATATAAAGTTATGTCGCCCAATGAAAGATACAATAAATATAAAGAAAATACTATAAAATAGCAGGACAATACTATATTTTCCAATAAAACCATGTGGACTAGAAGACACATTGGGGTTCTGTATAAACGTCACGTATGCAATAATGCTTATGTAAGCAGACTTTCTTTTCTTGTATGTTATCTTCATCAATCGTCTACATCATCTCATGACAATTCGGAAAAAATGAGGACCATTTCCATTTTTTGTACAAGCAAAAAATACACCGACTTTTCACGTATAGATATTCAATTAAAGAAAATTCCATGAACATGATGCAAACATTTGGTGATCATCTATGGTCTATATGCCTAACTATGTTTTTATTAACTAATGATTTCTAGCCCCATAATAAATGATTCTCTAGTCGGGGTAAGCTATGGGTGCCTTGAATATATCTTTAGTCACCAATTGCGCTTGGATCTGGTTCAGATCTGAGATCTGAGATTCGCCGGAATGTACGACGCGTCGCTGCCGTCACCGCTTCTGTCTCACCGTCTCACTCCAGTCGGTCTCTTCTTCTGTGTAGCTTCAAGGTCTTTATAGAGTTTCTCCTCTCTGTTTAGAGTGAAAGGTGGCTGAGAGGCGCACCACCGAGAACCTCTCTTCCATAGTTCAAAAGACAGCAACCATGGCGTATCTATAGTGGTCGATTGGCTTCTTCTTACTGCTTTCGGCGTCGACCTAGGATTTTGAGGACAACCCTCTGTGTCGGTGCCTCTTGCTTTCGAGGAGGACCTATCAGATGCCGCATAGGTCGTCTGTTCAAGGAGTGTCACTGCTTCTTCTGTGCTTCAATTTCCTTCTTCCAAAGCTCCAGCGAATTTTTTTATGTAACTTTGTTGTCTCCACCGCATATTATGTGTCGCGTAGCCGGATGAGGAGCTGAAATGGCCGACTACGCTTGACCGTAACTTGTCCTTCACTTTCAGCGGAGTTGATACGGGCCAACATTTTTGTCGTCTGCTGCGATAGCTTGGGTTTTGTTTCGTCGGCGTCCTCCTCCAGTGGAGCTCCGGGGTGTGGGCCTGACGCTCCGTCGATGTCTGCTTGGAGCCATTTCGGTGAGTGTTCGATTAAACTTGCCTTCATGCTATTTTCTTGCTTTCTGATTAGTTATCCAGAGCAAGAAGCGCTTAGGATTGGAAGCTTAGTTTGCTGTCTTTTGTTCTTCAATGTTTATTAACTTCAAGCATCAGTGTTGGAAAGCTTGAACTTAATCACCTAGGTTCTTTTGGGTTTTTTAAAATTTTTTGCGGTCTTCGAGATCCTGATAAGCTGAGAAACAGATCTTGGTTTCAATTGTATTGTAACCGAACTTTCGTTATGTTTAATGATATTTACAATTTTGTAAAAAAAATAAAATAAATGATTCTAGAAACGAGAAGAAAAAGAGAACTGAGGGACACGGGTATTGTATATATTCAAAGTTGCCCAACAACTAGGAAAAAGCTAATAGGGAAAAAGCGAAAACAAATAAATAATAGTTAAATGAATTCTGGCTTATTTCCAATTCACATCAAATGATTTCATTGTTCAACATTATTGACATTGTCAATAAGAAAATATCAAACATTTCGTCCATACACATTGTCTTTTCAACTCGGAACTGAGCTATAAGAAATAATTACCAATAAAGAATCTATATGATTTTTATAAAATTAAATTAAATCAACTAGAATATGATACATAATTTAATAGTTTATAACATTTTTTTGAGAATCTTTCAAAAAGAGTAAGATATCTTGTTTTTCTCTCTCTTTTTTTTCTATTTTATAATAAGAGAAATTTGGAGAAAACATCAAGAAAATGTTACAAATTTCAATTTTATCTCACAGTGGAGAATATGCATACAATAAATTCATAAACGCGTTTTACATATATATATATATATATATATTGTTAATAAAATATATGGAAAGATTTTCCAGCTAATAGTTATGTATATAAACAAACAATGCATTTCAACTCATTTGACTGATGACAATAAACACAAAATCATAAGTTGACAAAAATAATATAACAAAATATCAAAGACGCCACTTGCAGTCAACTTCCCAAAAGAACACGCACTCTCCACATGCTCCTTACCCAAATTCCTCTACCGTATTAAACCATCTCAGACTTTTTTTTTCACCATCGGGGACGTGACTTTTCTCATCTTGCAGTCAACTCAACACGTGGCATCATCCTAACGGTTTTACTTGATTCCTCCACCGTAGACGCGGTGCACTGAACCAAACTCCGTCTATAAAAACAACGTTACATGTCTATCAAAAACACAACATCACATTCGCACCAGAACTCAGCCATGGCTTCTAACTCTTGTCTTCTTCTTGTCCTAGCCGTCGCTTGTTTCATCTCACCGGCGATTTCACAGACGTGCTCTACGCAGAACGTCTCCACCAGATTCGACAGTTGCATGGACCTCCCCGTACTCGATTCCTACCTCCACTACACTTACGACGCAGCCAACTCATCCCTCTCCATCGCATTCGTCGCTACTCCGCCTCGTTCCGGCGACTGGGTCGCTTGGGCTATCAACCCCACAGGGACTAGAATGCTCGGTTCTCAGGCCTTCCTCGCCTACAGTCCTCGAGCCGGCGCGCGTCCCATGGTGGACACGTACAACATCAACAGCTACAACCTCACCCCAGGAAGACTTACCTTCGACTTCTGGAACCTGCGCGCCGAATCCATGCCCGGCAACAGGATCGTAATTTACGCTTCGGTTAAGGTTCCGATGGGAGCCAACAGCGTGAACCAAGTGTGGCAGACCGGCGGGAATGTGACTAACGGTCGTCCGGGAAGGCATCCTATGAATCCGGCGAACATGGCCTCTACAGGGGTGTTGAGATTGACCGGTTCTAACGCTCCGAGCTCTGCTCCGGGCTCTGCTCCGGGCTCTGCTCCAGGCTCTGTTCCAGGGTCTGCTCAAGGGCCGACCACTCCTGGTGCCTCGACCACTCCAGGACAGGCGGGAGGTCCAGGGAACGCGGGGTCGATGTCGACCAGCGTAAATTTCGTGGTTAATTTTGGAATTTTGGTTATGTTGGCTACTATTTTCATCTTTTGAGTATGATTTCATCATCTTTACATTACTTTTTTTTTTTTTGCATAATAATGGAGACATATACTGTTTGTTTATCTTTTTAGTCTTAGAGTCATTTACTCTTTTTTGTATTCCACCTATCTCCCCTCTCACCCACATTATTTTGAGTTATTATTGGATTTGTATGGACCATTACTATATTATCATCTTGTCTGCTTACAATAACTGCGTTTGCATCCCCCTTCAGTAGTGGACTATTGCCATTAGATTCACATAGATATTTATTTTGTCCTTCACCTTTTATTTTCAAAATGGAATTATAAGTTTTACATTTTCAATATAAATATTAAATATTTTTTCAGTTTTTATCTTTATCTTTAGCTCATTAATTAACAAAATGTATTAAATATGAGTAAAATAAAAATTTAATCATTTTCTTAATTTGTATGCAAAAATGTCAAGAACACTTATAATGAAACAAAGTGTGGCAAAATTGTTTGGATTCACAAATGCTTTAAAACACTTTGGTACAAAGCAGAGAGCATAGATGATTTAAGGAATATATCAAAGCTTTTATAATGTATGTGTGGAAACGTTATACATTATTTTCATGTAGGTTTTGATATCTTATTGCATATTACAATCCAAAATATACAATTCCCCATAATCATTATGAACACTTTGGGATACAATTCCCTTTTTCACCAAGTATGGTTAGATATATTGAATAACAATGAGACTGAGTTTTTGTGCATAAAACCTTGAGGCTGCTTTTAATTGTTTGCTTTACCCCAACTTCTATGGAAAGGAATGGCATCTTTGATATCAGGAAGTCCAGTTGCAAAGAGAAGCATATGTTCCATCTTTAGGCTTATCCCTGAATGCCTCACTGTCCCATGCCTCCTTAAATCCAAGTACCACTCGTACTTCTCCTTTGTTGTCAATCCAAATTCCTTGACCCTCCCATCCAAAATCTCAAACCGTTCTTCGTTTTGGCTCCCACTGATCACAACACCAACCTGCAAAAGAGAAAGTTGAAGACTCAACTTCGAACTTCCTAACAACTTTTAGATCAAAAAGTTTGGTTTGCTTCTCTCTTCACACCTTGGGTACGACCAGATCAAACGCTGCCACAGTCTTCTTATCTTCATTCAACCTTACGTAAAACGGTTTAACCTCTTTCGGGTAGCTATGTATGATCATTACAGAGCCCTTGCAGATCTCATCAGTTAGATAACTGCAAACATTAAACAGTGAACAGTGAACAAAGACTCAGTTGCATTCCCCATAAGCAAAAAAACAGTATACCCGAGATGCTCCTCGGTTAAAGCAACGCCCCACTTAGGCTTGGCCTCGAATGTTCTAGTGGTTGCCTGTTTATAGAGAAATGAGATCATTATAACATATCAACAAACTTATTTGGGATTTTTGAAAGTGTTTTTACCTTTTGAAGAAAACTAATCGCTTCAGTATAAGAGAACCTCAAAAGAGAATTAGAAGCTATTGCTACTTGCAGTCAACTTCCCAAAAGAACACGCACTCTCCACATGCTCCCACCCCCAAATTCCTCTACCGTATTAAATCATCTCCGACATGTTTTTCACCATCGTGGACGTGACTTTTCTCATCTTACGGTCAACTCAACACGTGGCATCATCCTATGACGAGTTAACCTGATTCCTCCACCGTAGACGCGGTGCACTGAATCAAACTCCCGTCTATAAAAGCAACGTAACATGTCCATGTGTCTTCTCGAAACACAATCACTTAGCCATGGCTTCCAACTCTTCTCTTCTTCTTCTCCTCCTAGTCGTCGCTTGTTTCATCTCACCGGCGATCTCGCAGACTTGCTCTACGCAGAACATACTATCCGCCGACAGAACTCCGTTCGAGAATTGCCTGGACCTCCCCGTACTCGATTCCTATCTCCACTACACTTACAACGCAACCAACTCATCTCTCTCCGTCGCTTTCGTCGCTACTCCGTCTCGTTCCAACGGATGGGTGGCTTGGGCTATCAACCCCACAACGAGGGGGATGTTCGGTTCTCAGGCCTTCCTCGCCTACAGTCCTCGAGTCGGCGCGCGTCCCGAGGTGAACACGTACAACATCAGCAGCTACAACCTCAGCAGAGGAAGACTTTCCTTTGACTTTTGGAATCTACGCGCGGAAGCCATGGCCGGTAACAGGATCGTGATTCGCACGTCGGTTAAGGTTCCGGCGGGAGCTGAAAGCGTGAACCAAGTGTGGCAGATCGGCGGGAATGTGACTAGCGGTCGTCCGGGGGTGCATCCTGTCAATGCGGCGAACTTGGCCTCTACGGCGGTGCTGAGATTTACCGTCTCTGACGCTCCGAGCTCTGCTCCAGGCTCAGCTCCAGGCTCTGCTCCGGGCTCTGCTCCAGGCTCTGCTCAGGGGCCGACCACTCCTGAACAGGCGGGTGGTCCAGGGAACGCGGGTTCGATGACAGCTAGCGTAAATTTTGGAATTTTGGTTATGTTGGCTACTATTTTCATGTTTTGATTATGATTTATTCGTCTTTACATTACTTTTTGCACAGCCACATACTGTTTAATTTCTAGTTTTAGATTCATTTACTCTCTCTCTTTTTTCTACCTATCTCCTCTCGCCCACATTAATTCTGAGTTGTTGTTTTTGATAAAACACATTATTCTCATATTCTGAGTTGTTATTGGATTGTAAGGACCATTATTATTATCATTTTATCTGCTTAAAATAACTGCGTTTGCAGCCCCGTTCTGTTGTGGACTATTGCCCATAGATTCACATGGATATTTATTTTGTCCATCACCTTTAAAATCAAAATAGAATTTAAAAAGTTTTCGGATACACACTCAAAACCAACATTGATTTTTTGTGTGTGTTCTTCATTTCATTTGAAAAGTTACCATTTGTTTGTTTTGTTGTTGTCATCGATGAGTTAAAGAGAGAGAGAGA
The DNA window shown above is from Brassica oleracea var. oleracea cultivar TO1000 chromosome C3, BOL, whole genome shotgun sequence and carries:
- the LOC106328316 gene encoding auxin-induced in root cultures protein 12-like, whose product is MSIKNTTSHSHQNSAMASNSCLLLVLAVACFISPAISQTCSTQNVSTRFDSCMDLPVLDSYLHYTYDAANSSLSIAFVATPPRSGDWVAWAINPTGTRMLGSQAFLAYSPRAGARPMVDTYNINSYNLTPGRLTFDFWNLRAESMPGNRIVIYASVKVPMGANSVNQVWQTGGNVTNGRPGRHPMNPANMASTGVLRLTGSNAPSSAPGSAPGSAPGSVPGSAQGPTTPGASTTPGQAGGPGNAGSMSTSVNFVVNFGILVMLATIFIF
- the LOC106330162 gene encoding asparagine--tRNA ligase, cytoplasmic 2-like; this encodes MDMLRCFYRREFDSVHRVYGGGIRLTLAIASNSLLRFSYTEAISFLQKATTRTFEAKPKWGVALTEEHLGYLTDEICKGSVMIIHSYPKEVKPFYVRLNEDKKTVAAFDLVVPKVGVVISGSQNEERFEILDGRVKEFGLTTKEKYEWYLDLRRHGTVRHSGISLKMEHMLLFATGLPDIKDAIPFHRSWGKANN
- the LOC106329399 gene encoding auxin-induced in root cultures protein 12-like — its product is MASNSSLLLLLLVVACFISPAISQTCSTQNILSADRTPFENCLDLPVLDSYLHYTYNATNSSLSVAFVATPSRSNGWVAWAINPTTRGMFGSQAFLAYSPRVGARPEVNTYNISSYNLSRGRLSFDFWNLRAEAMAGNRIVIRTSVKVPAGAESVNQVWQIGGNVTSGRPGVHPVNAANLASTAVLRFTVSDAPSSAPGSAPGSAPGSAPGSAQGPTTPEQAGGPGNAGSMTASVNFGILVMLATIFMF